From Actinomyces sp. oral taxon 171 str. F0337, one genomic window encodes:
- a CDS encoding tetratricopeptide repeat protein encodes MANIGRHDEALKAVREATKLYRTLAEHNPGTYTPNLASSLNNLAGSQAENGQPHDALQTVHEATNLYRTLAEHNPAVYTPDLARSLNNLAIYLDSNGQPHKALQTAQEAVTIRRKLAKHNPAVYTPDLARSLNNLAIYLDSNGQPHKALQTAQEATNLYRTLAKHNPAAYTPDLAVCLINLANRLADNGQHHEALQTAQEATNLYRTLAKHNPAAYTPNLARSLNNLAIYLDSNGQPHKALQTAQEAVTIRRKLAKHNPAAYTPDLAVSLNNLAIYLDSNGQPHKALQTAQEATNLYRTLAKHNPAAYTPNLAVSLNNLANRLADNGQHHEALQTAQEATNLYRTLAKHNPAAYTPNLAKSLNNLANRLADNGQHHEALQTAQEATNLYRTLAKHNPAAYTPNLAKSLNNLANRLADNGQRHEALQAAQEATNLYQKLVSEHFQAFSGSFATTLETYASILERSGNAKEAARIRQERNAVLKRMKEMEEDDA; translated from the coding sequence TTGGCCAATATCGGAAGACACGATGAGGCCCTCAAAGCCGTACGAGAAGCAACCAAGCTCTACCGGACCCTGGCCGAGCACAACCCAGGCACCTACACCCCCAACCTCGCCAGCTCCCTCAACAACCTCGCTGGCAGCCAGGCGGAGAACGGGCAACCGCACGACGCCTTGCAGACCGTCCACGAAGCCACCAACCTCTACCGGACCCTGGCCGAGCACAACCCAGCCGTCTACACCCCTGACCTCGCCCGCTCCCTCAACAACCTCGCCATCTATCTGGACAGCAACGGACAACCACACAAGGCCCTGCAGACCGCCCAAGAAGCAGTCACCATTCGCAGAAAACTAGCCAAGCACAACCCAGCCGTCTACACCCCTGACCTCGCCCGCTCCCTCAACAACCTCGCCATCTATCTGGACAGCAACGGACAACCACACAAGGCCCTGCAGACCGCCCAGGAAGCCACCAACCTCTACCGGACCCTGGCCAAGCACAACCCAGCCGCCTACACCCCCGACCTCGCCGTGTGCCTCATCAACCTCGCCAACCGCCTAGCTGACAACGGACAGCACCATGAGGCCCTCCAGACCGCCCAGGAAGCCACCAACCTCTACCGGACCCTGGCCAAGCACAACCCAGCCGCCTACACCCCCAACCTCGCCCGCTCCCTCAACAACCTCGCCATCTATCTGGACAGCAACGGACAACCACACAAGGCCCTGCAGACCGCCCAAGAAGCAGTCACCATTCGCAGAAAACTAGCCAAGCACAACCCAGCCGCCTACACCCCCGACCTCGCCGTGTCCCTCAACAACCTCGCCATCTATCTGGACAGCAACGGACAACCACACAAGGCCCTGCAGACCGCCCAGGAAGCCACCAACCTCTACCGGACCCTGGCCAAGCACAACCCAGCCGCCTACACCCCCAACCTCGCCGTGTCCCTCAACAACCTCGCCAACCGCCTAGCTGACAACGGACAGCACCATGAGGCCCTCCAGACCGCCCAAGAAGCCACCAACCTCTACCGGACCCTGGCCAAGCACAACCCAGCCGCCTACACCCCCAACCTCGCCAAATCCCTCAACAACCTCGCCAACCGCCTAGCTGACAACGGACAGCACCATGAGGCCCTCCAGACCGCCCAAGAAGCCACCAACCTCTACCGGACCCTGGCCAAGCACAACCCAGCCGCCTACACCCCCAACCTCGCCAAATCCCTCAACAACCTCGCCAACCGCCTAGCTGACAACGGACAGCGCCATGAGGCCCTCCAGGCCGCCCAAGAAGCCACCAACCTCTACCAGAAGCTGGTCAGTGAGCATTTCCAAGCCTTCAGTGGCAGCTTCGCAACCACTCTCGAAACGTACGCAAGCATCCTAGAGCGGAGTGGCAACGCTAAGGAGGCCGCCCGCATCCGGCAGGAGCGCAACGCGGTCCTCAAGCGGATGAAGGAGATGGAGGAGGACGACGCCTGA